One stretch of Desulfomonile tiedjei DNA includes these proteins:
- a CDS encoding aldehyde ferredoxin oxidoreductase family protein, whose protein sequence is MPFGFMGQILRVDLAQGRVTREDIRQDWAEDFLGGAGLATRYLYDEVPQGADPLGSENKLIFMSGPLTGTASASSSRYSVVTKSPLTGLWAQANSGGNFGPALKRSGFDGVIVEGISSKPVYLKLEDGRAELCDAQGLWGKTVSETDDAIQEAAGRKLSVACIGPGGENLVRFAAIMNNKHRAAGRCGVGAVMGAKRLKAVACGGKASINLAEPQIFKESAKRQMDLIDESILKVGFESFGTNMVSDMVNVRGGYPTRNWQTGVFDQIDEVNGQALSEKVLVRGVACFACPIACGRGSEIKEGKFKGCKGEGPEYESANTLGALCGVSDMNAVTMANYLCNEYGLDTISAGSTIAFAMECFEKGILTLEHTGRLQLNFGDSNLVVDLVGKIALREGVGDLLAEGTRRMARKLGQGSEDFAMNVKGLELPGYDPRAAKICGLGYVTANRGGDHITGFIEAPAFIDTPILLVPDSQIDNCFEAKPREAKILVDLENALTVFDCIGACKFMALLLEVDDYLELINSALGSHMDENAFRLAGERVYNLMRSFCIREGVDRSADTLPPRLMKNPLPEGPAEGMVIDEALLEKLKDAYYEYRGWDLKTGKPTPEKLKELGLEGLIKDIWPA, encoded by the coding sequence ATGCCGTTTGGTTTTATGGGGCAAATACTGCGAGTGGATCTCGCTCAAGGCAGAGTCACCAGAGAGGACATCCGGCAGGACTGGGCTGAAGACTTCCTGGGCGGAGCCGGTCTTGCAACCCGATATCTCTACGACGAAGTGCCTCAGGGCGCCGATCCGCTGGGGTCTGAGAACAAGCTCATCTTTATGAGCGGTCCGCTCACGGGAACGGCTTCGGCCAGCTCCAGCCGTTACTCGGTAGTAACTAAATCGCCATTGACAGGGCTCTGGGCCCAGGCCAATTCGGGAGGCAATTTCGGACCGGCGCTCAAACGCTCCGGGTTCGACGGGGTAATCGTCGAGGGCATATCGTCCAAACCCGTCTATCTAAAGCTGGAGGACGGTCGGGCTGAGCTGTGCGACGCTCAGGGGCTGTGGGGCAAGACGGTTTCGGAGACCGACGACGCCATTCAAGAGGCTGCCGGCCGAAAGCTCAGTGTAGCCTGCATTGGACCCGGAGGAGAGAACCTTGTCCGCTTTGCCGCCATCATGAACAACAAGCACCGGGCCGCGGGGCGCTGCGGTGTGGGCGCAGTAATGGGGGCCAAACGGTTGAAAGCCGTTGCCTGCGGCGGCAAAGCATCCATCAATTTAGCTGAACCGCAAATTTTCAAAGAGTCCGCCAAGAGGCAGATGGACCTGATCGATGAGTCCATCTTGAAGGTTGGCTTTGAAAGCTTCGGCACCAACATGGTTTCTGACATGGTCAACGTGCGGGGAGGCTATCCCACTCGAAATTGGCAGACCGGTGTTTTCGATCAGATTGACGAGGTCAACGGCCAGGCTCTCTCCGAGAAGGTCCTGGTCCGAGGTGTGGCCTGCTTCGCCTGCCCCATCGCCTGTGGCCGTGGATCTGAGATCAAAGAGGGCAAATTCAAGGGCTGCAAAGGCGAAGGACCTGAATATGAAAGCGCCAACACTTTAGGAGCGCTGTGCGGTGTCTCCGATATGAACGCCGTTACAATGGCCAACTACCTGTGCAACGAATACGGCCTGGACACTATCAGCGCCGGCTCCACCATCGCTTTCGCCATGGAATGCTTTGAAAAGGGAATACTGACCCTGGAGCATACCGGTAGATTGCAACTCAACTTCGGTGACTCGAACCTGGTCGTGGATCTGGTGGGAAAGATCGCGCTCCGTGAAGGGGTGGGCGATCTTCTCGCGGAAGGCACTCGCCGCATGGCTCGAAAACTGGGCCAAGGCTCCGAAGATTTCGCCATGAACGTTAAGGGGCTTGAACTGCCGGGCTACGACCCGCGTGCCGCCAAGATCTGTGGGTTAGGCTACGTTACCGCCAACCGCGGTGGAGATCACATAACCGGCTTCATCGAGGCCCCGGCCTTTATAGACACGCCTATTCTCCTTGTGCCTGACAGTCAGATTGACAACTGTTTCGAGGCCAAGCCTCGGGAGGCCAAAATCCTGGTGGATCTGGAAAACGCCTTAACGGTGTTCGACTGCATCGGAGCGTGCAAGTTTATGGCGCTACTGCTGGAGGTCGACGATTACCTGGAGCTGATTAACTCGGCGCTGGGCTCGCACATGGACGAAAACGCATTTCGCCTAGCCGGAGAGCGCGTGTACAACTTGATGCGCTCATTTTGCATCCGGGAGGGTGTCGATCGTTCAGCCGACACGCTCCCGCCGCGCTTAATGAAAAACCCACTGCCGGAGGGTCCGGCTGAAGGAATGGTCATTGACGAGGCGCTGCTTGAAAAGCTCAAAGACGCGTATTACGAGTACCGAGGCTGGGACTTGAAGACTGGAAAACCCACTCCTGAGAAGCTCAAGGAGTTGGGCCTGGAAGGCCTGATCAAGGACATCTGGCCGGCGTAA